The following is a genomic window from Salinibacterium sp. UTAS2018.
TGGACTCACTCGTTTTTCGGCGACCGTTCGCCTGACCGCCACCACCTCACATCGCTCGTCGCCACCATGCTCGGTGACCGCCCCAGCGTCATCATTGGCGACACCCCGAACGACGGAATAGCTGCCGATTCAGCTCAAATTCCGTTCATCGCCGTTGCAACCGGGGCTTACAGCGTGGCCGATCTCCGCGACACCAGTGCCCTCGTCGTCGTCGACGATCTGGTCGGTGGTCTCGAGGATGTATTGGGCACTATCGACGAACTCGCACGCCGAGGCTGATCGCAACGCCGCGCAGGATGCAGCAGTGAAGTTCGGCAGGACTAACGTCGAGTAGCTAGGTGCACGCTCGGCTCCGCTTGAGCCACGGTCTCCGGGTCGTTATTTCGACGAACGAATTGCTCCGGAAAGAGCACGCAGGTAGCGGGTCACGACGATGTATTGGAAGATTCGAAGAGCCGGAGCCACCAACATCCATTTGAAGGATGCCGGTCGAGAAAATGATCGCACCGTCATCCACACTGAGTTGTCGTCGCGCAGCTCTACCATGAATGACTCTTCGCCCCGCAGCGGATGCCCTTCGAGCGTTCCGTAAGCAAAGCCGGCAACTTTCGGGTCGTCGACCACGTAGACCACCCGCACAGGCTCATGGGCCGTAAACCGACCGCTGCCTATCGAGAGCACGATGGTGTCTCCGGCTCGCACATGCGGGTGCTCGCTGTTATCGACCGACAGATCCCGGTTCTCACCGTGCGGGTCGCGAGGCAGAAGCGTCACGCCAAAACCGCTGCGACGTTTCACACCCCAGGTCAACACTTGTTCGCGTGCGAACGCCCAGCGATCTTCTCCATGCCCGATTCGAGCGCTGCGTTGAACCCGGCGGAATCCGGCGGGGGGAAGCACCGTAAAGGTCTGGCCACGCGTGGCACCGACCGCCCCATACGTAACAGGGGCATTGGGGTAGGTGCGCGCATCCATCGGTTTACTTCTTGTCTTTTCCGGCTTCGACTTCGCCCGAAAGCGCAGCGATGAAGGCAGACTGCGGAACCTCGACGCGACCAACCATCTTCATGCGCTTTTTGCCCTCCTTCTGCTTCTCGAGGAGTTTGCGCTTGCGGCTGATGTCACCGCCGTAGCACTTAGCGAGAACGTCTTTACGCATCGCACGGATCGACTCCCGCGCAATGATGCGAGCGCCGATGGCGGCCTGAATCGGCACCTCGAACTGCTGGCGTGGGATGAGGTTCTTCAAACGCTCTGTCATGAGAACGCCATAGGCATAAGCCTTATCGCGGTGCACGATGGCGCTGAACGCGTCGACGGCCTCGCCCTGCAGCAGGATGTCAACCTTCACGAGGTCAGCCTCTTGGTCGCCACTGGGTTCGTAGTCGAGGCTCGCATAGCCCTGGGTGCGGCTCTTGAGGTGGTCGAAGAAGTCGAACACGATCTCACCGAGGGGCATCGTGTAATGAAGCTCTACGCGGTCGGTACCGACGTATTCCATGCCCTGCATGGTGCCGCGGCGCGACTGGCACAGCTCCATGACCGTACCCACGAAGTCTTTGGGGGTCAGGATGGAAGCCTTCACCATCGGCTCAGAAACGCTCGCGATCTTTCCGCCAGGGAATTCGCTCGGGTTCGTCACAGTCGTGAATTTCTTGTCGTCGCCCATCACTTCGTAAATAACCGAAGGAGCCGTAGCGATCATGTCGAGGTTGAACTCGCGTTCGAGACGCTCGCGCACAATCTCCAAGTGCAGGAGGCCCAAGAAACCACAGCGGAAACCGAAGCCGAGAGCTACGGATGTTTCGGGCTCATAAACCAGGGCGGCATCCGACAGCTTCAACTTGTCGAGAGCTTCGCGCAGTACCGGGTAGTCGGAACCATCGATCGGGTACAGCCCCGAGAACACCATGGGCTTCGGCTCTGAGTAGCCCTTGAGCGCGACCTCGGCCGGCTTGGCATGGTTCGTGACGGTGTCGCCAACCTTGCTCAGGCGCACATCTTTCACACCGGTGATGAGGTAACCCACTTCACCAACGCCTAGGCCCTTCGTGGGAGTCGGCTCGGGAGAGCTCACACCGATCTCAAGCAGTTCGTGTGCCGACTTAGTCGACATCATCATGACCTTCTCGCGCGGCGAGAGCTGGCCATCGACCATACGTACGTAGGTAATAACGCCACGGTAGGCGTCGTACACCGAGTCAAAAATCATGGCGCGAGCCGGAGCATCCGGGTTACCGACCGGAGCCGGGATGAGTCGCGTAGCCTCGTCGAGAAGCTCAGAAACACCCACTCCGGTCTTGCCCGAGACGCGCAGCACCGTCGACGGGTCGCAACCGATGAGACCAGCGATTTCTTCGGCGTACTTGTCGGGATCTGCTGCCGGCAGGTCGATCTTGTTCAGCACCGGAATGATCGTGAGGTCGTTCTCCATCGCCAAATAGAGATTGGCGAGAGTCTGAGCCTCGATACCCTGAGCGGCATCAACGAGAAGAATGGCTCCTTCGCAGGCGGCCAGCGAGCGGGACACCTCGTAGGTGAAGTCCACGTGACCAGGAGTGTCAATCATGTTCAGCGCGTAGGACTGTTCCTTACCGTTTTCGTCGGTAAGCGCCCACGGCATTCGAACGGCTTGGCTCTTGATCGTGATGCCGCGCTCACGCTCGATATCCATACGGTCGAGGTACTGCGCCCGCATATCGCGGTCGCTAACAACCCCAGTGACCGACAGCATGCGGTCAGCGAGGGTGGACTTGCCATGATCGATATGCGCAATGATGCAAAAGTTGCGGATAAACGCAGGATCGGTCGAAGCAGGCTCAAGTGTGTAAGAGGCGCGAGGAGACATCCGCCCAATTCTCCCATGAAGCGGACGTTCCTGCGCGCACCCGCCCAATACGACAGGCCGGAGCCATTACGGGGGCGGATGCTCGGGCTGTCACTGCGCCAGAAAGTGCCGCTAGAACGCTGCTGCCAGCAAGAGGAATGGCAGAGTCGCCAGTGCCCCAGCGATAACGACCAACACCCAGCCGAAGG
Proteins encoded in this region:
- a CDS encoding DUF1990 family protein, which translates into the protein MDARTYPNAPVTYGAVGATRGQTFTVLPPAGFRRVQRSARIGHGEDRWAFAREQVLTWGVKRRSGFGVTLLPRDPHGENRDLSVDNSEHPHVRAGDTIVLSIGSGRFTAHEPVRVVYVVDDPKVAGFAYGTLEGHPLRGEESFMVELRDDNSVWMTVRSFSRPASFKWMLVAPALRIFQYIVVTRYLRALSGAIRSSK
- the lepA gene encoding translation elongation factor 4 is translated as MSPRASYTLEPASTDPAFIRNFCIIAHIDHGKSTLADRMLSVTGVVSDRDMRAQYLDRMDIERERGITIKSQAVRMPWALTDENGKEQSYALNMIDTPGHVDFTYEVSRSLAACEGAILLVDAAQGIEAQTLANLYLAMENDLTIIPVLNKIDLPAADPDKYAEEIAGLIGCDPSTVLRVSGKTGVGVSELLDEATRLIPAPVGNPDAPARAMIFDSVYDAYRGVITYVRMVDGQLSPREKVMMMSTKSAHELLEIGVSSPEPTPTKGLGVGEVGYLITGVKDVRLSKVGDTVTNHAKPAEVALKGYSEPKPMVFSGLYPIDGSDYPVLREALDKLKLSDAALVYEPETSVALGFGFRCGFLGLLHLEIVRERLEREFNLDMIATAPSVIYEVMGDDKKFTTVTNPSEFPGGKIASVSEPMVKASILTPKDFVGTVMELCQSRRGTMQGMEYVGTDRVELHYTMPLGEIVFDFFDHLKSRTQGYASLDYEPSGDQEADLVKVDILLQGEAVDAFSAIVHRDKAYAYGVLMTERLKNLIPRQQFEVPIQAAIGARIIARESIRAMRKDVLAKCYGGDISRKRKLLEKQKEGKKRMKMVGRVEVPQSAFIAALSGEVEAGKDKK